Proteins encoded together in one Pontiella desulfatans window:
- a CDS encoding beta-ketoacyl-ACP synthase III has translation MEPKRTVSIIGTGSYVPEKVLTNHDLEEMVDTSDEWIHSRTGMRERHIAAENQAASDLGAEAAQKALADAGIRADEIDLIVVATLSPDMFFPSTACFVQEKIGAKNAYCYDLGAACSGFLYALDNAKNQIASGAVETALVIGTEKMSAFLDWEDRTTCILFGDGAGAAVLRASDEGRGIMKSVMGSDGSLAELLQTPGGGSRNPMTHGMLDQKQQFLRMQGRDVFKHAVTRMTESVVQALEKNGVSADEVKCFIPHQANIRIIDAIAKRLKVADRMYTNVDKYANTSSAALAIALDEAVKDGTIAKGDLVVLTVFGGGFTWGANVLEWGK, from the coding sequence ATGGAACCGAAACGTACAGTTTCAATTATTGGAACGGGATCGTATGTGCCTGAAAAGGTGCTGACGAACCACGATCTTGAGGAGATGGTCGACACCTCCGACGAGTGGATCCACTCCCGTACCGGTATGCGCGAGCGCCATATTGCCGCGGAAAACCAGGCCGCATCCGACCTCGGGGCCGAAGCCGCCCAAAAGGCCTTGGCCGACGCCGGAATCCGTGCCGACGAAATCGATCTCATTGTCGTTGCAACGCTCTCCCCCGATATGTTTTTCCCCAGCACCGCCTGCTTTGTGCAGGAAAAAATCGGTGCAAAAAACGCGTATTGCTACGACCTCGGCGCGGCCTGCTCGGGCTTTCTCTATGCGCTGGACAATGCCAAGAACCAGATTGCCAGCGGTGCGGTTGAAACCGCCCTGGTGATCGGTACGGAAAAAATGAGCGCCTTCCTCGATTGGGAAGACCGCACCACCTGCATTCTTTTCGGCGACGGAGCCGGGGCGGCGGTGTTGCGCGCCAGCGACGAAGGCCGGGGCATCATGAAATCCGTGATGGGTTCCGATGGCTCCCTGGCCGAGCTGCTCCAGACTCCGGGCGGCGGCAGCCGCAACCCGATGACCCACGGGATGCTCGACCAGAAGCAGCAATTCCTGAGGATGCAGGGGCGCGATGTGTTCAAGCACGCCGTCACCCGCATGACCGAATCCGTTGTCCAGGCCTTGGAAAAGAACGGCGTTTCGGCGGACGAGGTTAAATGCTTCATTCCGCACCAGGCCAATATCCGCATCATCGATGCCATTGCGAAGCGCCTCAAGGTTGCCGACCGCATGTATACCAATGTCGATAAATACGCCAACACCTCCTCGGCCGCCCTCGCGATTGCGCTGGACGAGGCCGTAAAGGATGGAACCATTGCCAAGGGCGACCTGGTTGTCCTGACCGTTTTCGGTGGAGGCTTCACGTGGGGCGCAAATGTTTTGGAGTGGGGGAAGTAA
- the fabD gene encoding ACP S-malonyltransferase, whose protein sequence is MKRAIVFPGQGSQVVGMGKDLADAIPECKALFDQANEILGYDLAGICFEGPQEELNKSNHAQLGIFVASAAAFKALELKQPGLEYDVLAGHSLGEWTALHIAGVVGFEDAIKILKARGEFMQAACVENPGAMLAVMNLDGDKLVEIATEAGCNVANFNSLAQTVLSGTAESIDKAEVLCQEAGAKRSIRLPVAGAFHSPLMQPAADRMDAFLADVELAAPKVPVLSNVTADVHEAAAIRGNMVKQITSSVQWVSSVQKLVADGVEEIVECGPGKVLAGLIKRIDKSAAVRNIGQLSDLENQ, encoded by the coding sequence ATGAAAAGAGCAATTGTTTTTCCGGGGCAAGGTTCCCAGGTGGTCGGAATGGGCAAGGATCTCGCGGATGCGATTCCCGAGTGCAAGGCGCTGTTCGACCAGGCCAACGAAATCCTCGGCTACGACCTCGCCGGCATCTGTTTCGAAGGGCCGCAGGAGGAACTCAACAAGTCCAACCATGCCCAGCTTGGAATTTTTGTTGCCAGCGCGGCGGCTTTCAAGGCCTTGGAGCTCAAGCAACCCGGTCTCGAATACGACGTTCTCGCCGGGCACAGCCTCGGTGAATGGACGGCGCTGCATATTGCTGGCGTGGTTGGCTTCGAGGATGCCATCAAGATATTGAAGGCCCGCGGCGAATTCATGCAGGCCGCCTGCGTCGAGAATCCGGGCGCCATGCTGGCCGTGATGAACCTCGATGGCGACAAGCTCGTCGAAATCGCCACCGAAGCCGGTTGCAACGTGGCCAACTTCAATTCGCTGGCGCAAACCGTTCTTTCCGGCACGGCCGAATCCATCGATAAGGCCGAGGTGCTTTGCCAGGAGGCCGGCGCCAAGCGTTCCATCCGCCTTCCGGTTGCCGGCGCGTTCCATTCGCCGCTGATGCAGCCTGCCGCCGACCGGATGGATGCCTTCCTCGCCGATGTCGAATTGGCCGCGCCCAAGGTTCCTGTGCTTTCCAATGTTACCGCCGATGTGCATGAGGCTGCCGCGATTCGCGGCAACATGGTCAAGCAGATCACGTCTTCCGTGCAGTGGGTCTCCTCCGTCCAAAAGCTGGTTGCCGACGGCGTGGAGGAAATCGTCGAATGCGGTCCGGGCAAGGTTTTGGCTGGACTTATAAAGCGTATTGACAAGAGTGCGGCAGTCCGTAACATCGGCCAACTTTCCGATTTAGAAAACCAATAG
- a CDS encoding acyl carrier protein has product MALADKVKDIIVEQLGVNADQVVEGASFIEDLGADSLDTVELVMAFEEEFGAEIPDEDAEKLTSVGGVISYLTEKGFE; this is encoded by the coding sequence ATGGCACTTGCAGATAAAGTTAAAGATATCATCGTTGAGCAACTCGGCGTTAATGCGGATCAGGTTGTTGAAGGTGCTTCCTTCATCGAAGACCTCGGAGCGGATTCCCTCGACACCGTGGAGCTGGTTATGGCGTTCGAAGAAGAATTCGGTGCGGAAATCCCGGATGAAGATGCTGAAAAGCTGACTTCCGTTGGCGGCGTCATCAGCTACCTGACGGAAAAGGGTTTCGAGTAA
- the fabG gene encoding 3-oxoacyl-[acyl-carrier-protein] reductase: MFELNDKVAMVTGAARGLGQAIAVKLAEAGADIALCDLNAEWLEETAGKVKAIGRKVECYGVNVADGDSVTEGVKAITKDFGKIDVLVNNAGITKDGLLMRMSEDDWDAVLNVNLKGVFLCTKAAMRGMMKQRSGTIVNIASVIGLMGNAGQANYAASKGGVISFSKTVAKELASRNVRCNAVAPGFIRTAMTDALDEEVQGKMKELIPLNRFGEPEDVANVVLFLASDASAYVTGQVLSTCGGMVM; this comes from the coding sequence ATGTTTGAATTGAACGATAAAGTCGCAATGGTAACCGGCGCCGCCCGCGGGCTGGGCCAGGCCATTGCCGTCAAGCTGGCCGAAGCCGGCGCCGATATCGCCCTGTGCGATCTCAACGCCGAATGGCTCGAGGAGACCGCAGGCAAGGTCAAGGCGATCGGCCGCAAGGTTGAATGCTATGGCGTGAATGTGGCCGACGGCGACAGCGTGACCGAAGGCGTAAAGGCCATCACCAAGGATTTCGGTAAAATCGACGTACTGGTTAACAATGCCGGCATCACCAAGGACGGCCTGCTCATGCGCATGAGCGAGGACGATTGGGATGCGGTGCTCAACGTCAACCTCAAAGGCGTGTTCCTTTGCACCAAGGCGGCCATGCGCGGCATGATGAAGCAGCGTTCCGGAACCATCGTGAACATTGCCTCCGTGATCGGCTTGATGGGCAACGCCGGCCAGGCCAACTATGCGGCCTCCAAGGGCGGGGTGATTTCCTTCAGCAAGACCGTCGCGAAGGAGCTGGCATCGCGCAACGTGCGTTGCAACGCGGTTGCCCCGGGCTTCATCCGCACGGCCATGACCGATGCGCTGGATGAAGAGGTGCAGGGCAAGATGAAGGAGCTGATTCCGCTCAACCGTTTCGGCGAGCCGGAAGATGTTGCGAACGTAGTACTGTTTTTGGCTAGTGATGCCTCCGCGTATGTTACAGGACAAGTCCTCTCGACATGCGGCGGCATGGTAATGTAA